Proteins encoded together in one Aeromonas encheleia window:
- the folP gene encoding dihydropteroate synthase, with product MQLNSKGRSLSLDRPHVMGILNVTPDSFSDGGRFSQVEQAMAHARQMVEEGATLIDIGGESTRPGAPDVSVQEELDRVIPVVERMGQELDVMISLDTSKAVVMREGCAAGGHLINDVRALLEPGALSAAAEADVPVCLMHMQGQPRTMQAEPHYDDLLGEVRAFFDERIAACLAAGIARQQLLLDPGYGFGKTVTHNYRLLAKQQKLLDYGLPLLVGMSRKSMIGNLLGRSVDERLAGSLACALIGLQHGARIIRVHDVRSTMDALRVGWMTMTGQDFVSR from the coding sequence ATGCAACTGAACAGCAAGGGGCGCAGCCTGTCCCTCGATCGCCCCCATGTCATGGGGATCCTCAACGTGACCCCGGACTCCTTCTCCGATGGCGGTCGCTTCAGTCAGGTGGAGCAGGCCATGGCTCATGCGCGCCAGATGGTGGAGGAGGGCGCCACGCTCATCGACATCGGCGGTGAGTCGACCCGCCCCGGGGCGCCCGATGTGAGCGTGCAGGAAGAGCTGGACCGGGTGATCCCGGTGGTTGAGCGGATGGGACAGGAGCTGGATGTCATGATCTCCCTCGACACCTCGAAAGCTGTCGTGATGCGCGAAGGCTGCGCCGCAGGTGGCCATCTCATCAACGACGTGCGGGCCCTGCTCGAGCCTGGTGCCTTGTCCGCCGCGGCAGAGGCTGACGTGCCCGTCTGCCTGATGCACATGCAGGGGCAGCCGAGGACCATGCAGGCGGAGCCCCATTACGACGATCTGCTGGGGGAGGTGAGGGCCTTCTTCGATGAGCGGATCGCGGCCTGCCTAGCCGCAGGCATTGCGCGCCAGCAGCTGTTGCTGGATCCGGGCTATGGCTTTGGCAAGACGGTGACGCACAACTATCGGCTGCTGGCCAAGCAGCAGAAGTTGCTCGATTACGGCCTGCCGCTCTTGGTGGGGATGTCGCGAAAGTCTATGATAGGCAATCTGCTCGGTCGCTCGGTTGATGAGCGGCTGGCCGGCAGTCTGGCCTGCGCCCTGATCGGGTTGCAACATGGCGCCAGGATCATCCGGGTGCACGACGTGCGATCCACCATGGATGCGCTGCGCGTCGGCTGGATGACAATGACGG